In one window of Tellurirhabdus rosea DNA:
- the gldC gene encoding gliding motility protein GldC translates to MKKSDIHFTVELDNQNIPEKIYWNATDNPNEGLSDTKAIAVAIWDHYHRSTLRLNLWTKEMEVTDMKRFLIEVIGSLADTIVTATGDQQMADEIDNVCRTMSKRVEDEYKAQQQK, encoded by the coding sequence ATGAAAAAATCAGACATTCATTTTACCGTCGAACTGGACAATCAGAACATTCCGGAGAAAATTTACTGGAATGCCACGGATAACCCCAACGAAGGACTGAGCGATACAAAGGCCATCGCCGTAGCCATCTGGGACCACTACCACCGGAGTACCCTCCGGCTCAACCTGTGGACGAAGGAAATGGAAGTGACGGATATGAAACGCTTCCTGATCGAAGTAATCGGCAGCCTCGCCGACACCATTGTAACGGCCACCGGCGACCAGCAAATGGCCGACGAAATCGACAATGTGTGCCGCACGATGAGCAAACGGGTCGAAGACGAATACAAAGCTCAGCAACAGAAATAA
- a CDS encoding MmcQ/YjbR family DNA-binding protein, protein MNVEELRLYCLAKPGVTESLPFGEDTLVFKVGGKIFALTGLDANPPSINLKCNPERAVELREQFEAVRPGYHMNKTHWNTVIVDGSIRQADLREWIDHSYELVRQSLPKSVRVTLENE, encoded by the coding sequence ATGAATGTAGAAGAACTGCGGCTGTATTGCCTGGCCAAGCCCGGGGTGACGGAAAGCCTGCCTTTTGGGGAGGACACCCTTGTTTTCAAAGTAGGCGGGAAAATCTTTGCCCTGACCGGTCTGGACGCCAACCCGCCCTCCATCAACCTGAAATGCAATCCGGAACGGGCCGTTGAGCTTCGTGAGCAGTTTGAAGCGGTGCGGCCCGGTTACCACATGAACAAGACCCACTGGAACACCGTCATCGTCGATGGATCGATCCGGCAGGCCGATTTGCGGGAGTGGATTGATCACTCGTATGAACTTGTCCGGCAAAGTCTGCCGAAATCGGTTCGGGTTACGCTGGAAAATGAGTGA
- a CDS encoding competence/damage-inducible protein A: MKTITAEVITIGDEILFGQITDTNTQWISAELTKIGIRTVRKSSVGDTREAILEILQESTERVDVVILTGGLGPTKDDITKQTLCQFFGTELALNEDALAFVTDFFARRGRAMTDLNRMQAALPTNATYVPNDWGTAPGMWFEENNTVYVSLPGVPFEMKNLMEHRVIPLLKKHFETPEIYHRIIRTAGIGESFLAETIADWEDALPPHIRLAYLPSFGQVKLRLTATGADRTALQAEVAEQERRVLPLIEPYVYGFDDDELETVIGRLLVEKGWSLATAESCTGGYVASRITSIPGSSAYYWGSVVSYSNEVKIRQLGVRPETLAAHGAVSEQTVREMAEGVRQVLGTEVGISTSGIAGPDGGTPDKPVGTIWIAVSTAQKTVTRLLRLGQFREWNIQHTNVQVLNLLRQTLME; encoded by the coding sequence ATGAAAACCATAACGGCAGAAGTTATTACAATTGGTGACGAAATTCTGTTTGGTCAGATTACCGACACCAACACCCAGTGGATCAGCGCCGAACTGACTAAAATCGGAATCCGGACCGTTCGGAAATCCTCGGTCGGCGACACCCGGGAGGCCATTCTGGAAATTTTACAGGAATCCACCGAACGGGTCGATGTCGTGATCCTGACCGGCGGCCTGGGCCCCACCAAGGACGACATCACCAAACAAACGCTCTGTCAGTTTTTCGGCACCGAACTGGCCCTCAACGAGGACGCCCTGGCTTTCGTGACGGACTTCTTCGCCCGCCGGGGCCGCGCGATGACGGACCTGAACCGGATGCAGGCCGCCCTGCCTACCAACGCCACCTATGTTCCTAACGACTGGGGCACGGCGCCCGGTATGTGGTTCGAGGAAAACAACACCGTTTACGTTTCCCTGCCCGGGGTGCCGTTTGAAATGAAAAACCTGATGGAACACCGCGTGATTCCCCTGCTGAAAAAGCATTTTGAAACGCCGGAAATCTATCACCGCATCATCCGGACGGCGGGCATCGGCGAATCGTTTCTTGCCGAGACGATCGCCGACTGGGAGGACGCCCTTCCCCCCCACATCCGCCTGGCCTACCTGCCCAGTTTCGGACAGGTGAAACTTCGCCTGACGGCTACCGGTGCCGACCGGACGGCACTCCAGGCCGAGGTAGCCGAGCAGGAACGCCGGGTCTTACCGCTGATTGAACCGTATGTTTATGGCTTCGACGACGACGAACTGGAAACCGTCATCGGGCGGCTGCTGGTCGAAAAAGGCTGGTCCCTGGCTACCGCCGAAAGCTGCACGGGCGGCTACGTAGCGAGCCGGATTACGAGCATTCCGGGGTCGTCGGCTTATTATTGGGGAAGCGTGGTCAGTTACAGCAACGAGGTAAAAATCCGGCAGTTGGGCGTTCGTCCGGAGACGCTGGCCGCCCACGGAGCCGTCAGCGAACAGACCGTTCGGGAGATGGCCGAAGGCGTTCGGCAGGTGCTGGGCACTGAGGTGGGCATCTCCACCAGCGGCATCGCCGGACCCGACGGCGGCACCCCGGACAAGCCCGTCGGCACCATCTGGATTGCCGTTTCAACGGCGCAGAAAACGGTTACCCGCCTGCTCCGGCTGGGTCAGTTCCGCGAATGGAACATCCAGCACACCAACGTCCAGGTGCTCAATCTGCTGCGACAGACTTTGATGGAATAA
- a CDS encoding DUF6728 family protein, producing MSRIGQYFKIGDVFRYFIRVFQKPDPNAPTNINLRTMHIINRISILMFLFCILVMLYRAFIR from the coding sequence ATGTCACGAATTGGTCAATATTTCAAGATAGGCGACGTGTTCCGGTATTTCATCCGGGTTTTTCAGAAACCCGATCCGAACGCCCCCACCAACATCAACCTCCGGACGATGCACATTATCAACCGGATTTCTATTCTGATGTTTCTGTTCTGTATCCTGGTGATGCTGTACCGGGCCTTCATCCGATGA
- a CDS encoding sugar MFS transporter gives MTPTAPSTQTRSFLGPLLIIGALFFIFGFVTWVNSVLIAFFKQAFNLSTFGSNLVAFAFFISYTLMAIPSSQVLKKTGFKNGMSVGLLVMAVGTLIFVPAANAVSYPLFLVGLFLIGIGLTVLQTASNPYVTILGPRESAAQRISFMGIANKMAGIISQYIFGGLLLTGANVVSGAASLQKVVTPYLILTGVLVVLALLIRFSSLPEVSEEQDDLPASEATQHSSVWAYPNLVLGVLALFCYVGVEVIAGDTIINYGKALGFNNDEAKYFTTYTLYGLLAGYVAGIILIPKVISQQTALRFGAIWGLVLTTAALLTDGFSSVLSIALMGFGLAPIWPAVWPLALNRLGRFTKIGSALLIMGISGGALLPLLHGYLTDEVSPKIAYAMLLPLFGFILYYAVSGYKKTRW, from the coding sequence ATGACTCCAACTGCCCCCTCGACCCAAACCAGAAGCTTTCTGGGCCCTCTGCTCATCATTGGCGCCCTGTTTTTTATTTTTGGATTTGTTACCTGGGTCAACAGCGTGTTGATTGCCTTCTTCAAGCAGGCGTTCAATCTGAGCACCTTCGGCTCGAATCTGGTGGCCTTCGCCTTTTTCATTTCCTACACCCTGATGGCCATTCCATCCTCCCAGGTGCTCAAAAAGACCGGTTTCAAGAATGGCATGTCGGTGGGACTGCTGGTGATGGCCGTTGGGACCCTGATTTTTGTGCCCGCCGCCAACGCCGTTTCCTATCCGCTGTTTCTGGTCGGCCTCTTCCTGATCGGCATCGGCCTGACGGTGCTGCAAACCGCCTCCAACCCGTACGTGACCATTCTGGGGCCGCGGGAAAGCGCAGCGCAGCGGATCAGCTTCATGGGCATTGCCAACAAAATGGCGGGCATCATCAGTCAGTATATCTTTGGGGGCCTGCTGCTGACCGGCGCCAACGTCGTTTCGGGAGCCGCCAGCCTGCAAAAGGTAGTTACGCCCTACCTGATTCTGACCGGCGTGCTGGTGGTGCTGGCTCTGCTGATTCGTTTTTCAAGCCTGCCCGAAGTTTCCGAAGAGCAGGATGATCTCCCGGCGTCCGAAGCGACCCAGCACAGCAGTGTATGGGCTTATCCGAATCTGGTCCTCGGGGTGCTGGCCCTGTTCTGCTACGTCGGCGTGGAAGTCATTGCGGGCGATACCATCATCAACTACGGCAAGGCGCTGGGCTTCAACAACGACGAGGCCAAATACTTTACGACCTACACGCTTTACGGCCTGCTGGCGGGCTATGTGGCCGGGATCATCCTGATTCCGAAAGTAATCTCGCAGCAAACGGCTCTCCGTTTCGGCGCGATCTGGGGACTGGTGCTGACGACCGCCGCCCTGCTCACCGATGGATTCTCTTCCGTACTGAGCATCGCGCTGATGGGCTTCGGCCTCGCCCCCATCTGGCCCGCGGTATGGCCTCTGGCGCTTAACCGGCTCGGACGGTTTACCAAAATCGGCTCGGCTCTGCTGATTATGGGAATTTCGGGCGGAGCCCTGCTGCCGCTGCTGCACGGCTACCTGACCGACGAAGTAAGTCCGAAGATAGCTTACGCCATGCTCCTGCCGCTGTTTGGCTTTATTCTTTACTACGCCGTTTCGGGTTACAAGAAAACCCGCTGGTAA
- a CDS encoding DUF4197 domain-containing protein, with translation MKRNGFLVALLTAASFAAFGQTDTAQPRRQTGFGRILEQVTKSTSSGGVTSSEIASGLKEALRIGINKGADKASAVDGYYKNPLIKIIMPPEAQQVEKRLRQVGLGKQVDSFIMELNRSAEDAAKEAKPIFLTALTQMTIQDAVGILRGEPNAATQYLKRTTTSQLVTAFTPVIEKALKKNNASQHYADIVNTYNRLPFVAKKADPDITRYATTRAVDGMFTLIEQEEREIRKNPAARVNDLLRRVFGS, from the coding sequence ATGAAAAGAAACGGATTCCTGGTTGCCCTGCTGACGGCGGCCTCTTTTGCAGCATTTGGCCAGACCGACACGGCGCAGCCCCGTCGGCAAACCGGCTTTGGACGGATTCTCGAACAGGTCACCAAAAGCACGTCGTCGGGCGGGGTGACCAGCAGCGAAATTGCCAGCGGCCTGAAGGAAGCGCTGCGGATCGGGATCAACAAAGGGGCCGATAAGGCCTCGGCCGTGGACGGATATTACAAGAACCCGCTGATCAAGATCATCATGCCGCCGGAGGCCCAGCAGGTGGAGAAACGACTGCGCCAGGTGGGCCTGGGAAAGCAGGTGGACAGTTTTATCATGGAACTGAACCGTTCGGCAGAGGACGCGGCCAAGGAAGCTAAGCCCATCTTTCTGACCGCGCTGACGCAGATGACCATTCAGGATGCGGTCGGGATTCTTCGCGGAGAGCCCAACGCGGCTACGCAATACCTGAAACGCACCACCACCAGCCAGCTGGTGACCGCCTTTACGCCGGTGATCGAAAAAGCGCTTAAAAAGAACAATGCCTCGCAGCATTACGCCGACATCGTCAACACCTACAACCGGCTCCCGTTCGTCGCCAAAAAAGCGGACCCGGACATCACCCGTTACGCCACCACCAGGGCCGTGGACGGCATGTTTACCCTCATTGAGCAGGAAGAGCGGGAGATTCGCAAGAACCCGGCCGCCCGCGTGAACGATCTGCTGCGGCGGGTGTTTGGCAGTTAA
- a CDS encoding thioredoxin family protein, with amino-acid sequence MRRLAAVTLLWFLMFAPALAQKGGIQFRPATVAAAFDAARKARKPLFVEIYSPTCHVCQSFIPTFNDSRVGKYYNEKFVSVKFDVTKPETQNFLKKSRLFVPSLPLFLYFSPQGDLVHMAMSNNAADEVIRHGMNALTPTARAAGYQQRYNSGERSANFLIDYGMYARVTSDTATNIRLMNEYVRQVPANSYANQTNWLVLQKLIMDVDNPLFQYMAGNLGQYAPKYGADLVRQTAENILMSSLYSSRGNQYPAPKIQKIREQLVQIGISPQVASNRTLLPEVNAYFRAGQTAKAVQRMDAHATQNNFSVPEYLYVIRLFNGKSTDASDVPTVTKWANKAISQATSPKDQAELYFELAEAYRRAGRKADGLKAAQKALETAKSAKLDTRRNTEQISQLQ; translated from the coding sequence ATGAGAAGACTTGCCGCCGTAACCCTGCTCTGGTTTTTGATGTTTGCTCCGGCTCTTGCGCAGAAAGGAGGCATTCAGTTCCGGCCGGCCACGGTCGCTGCGGCCTTCGATGCGGCCCGAAAAGCGCGCAAACCCCTGTTTGTCGAAATCTATTCCCCCACCTGCCACGTTTGCCAGAGCTTTATTCCGACCTTCAACGACAGCCGGGTTGGGAAATACTACAACGAGAAATTCGTGTCGGTAAAGTTTGACGTGACGAAGCCCGAAACGCAGAATTTCCTGAAAAAAAGCCGGCTCTTTGTGCCGTCCCTGCCGCTTTTTCTGTATTTCAGCCCGCAGGGCGATCTGGTGCACATGGCCATGAGCAACAATGCGGCGGACGAAGTCATCCGTCACGGCATGAATGCCCTTACGCCGACCGCCCGCGCCGCCGGGTACCAGCAGCGGTATAACAGCGGCGAACGGTCCGCCAACTTTCTGATCGATTACGGGATGTATGCCCGCGTGACGTCGGATACGGCGACCAACATCCGGCTCATGAACGAGTATGTCCGCCAGGTTCCGGCCAACTCGTACGCCAATCAGACAAACTGGCTGGTGCTGCAGAAACTGATTATGGACGTGGACAACCCGCTATTTCAGTATATGGCTGGTAACCTGGGTCAATACGCGCCCAAATACGGGGCCGATCTGGTCAGGCAAACCGCCGAGAATATCCTGATGAGTTCGCTCTACAGCAGCCGCGGCAACCAGTACCCGGCCCCCAAAATCCAGAAAATCCGGGAGCAGCTCGTGCAGATCGGCATCAGTCCGCAGGTGGCGAGCAACCGGACGTTGCTGCCTGAGGTAAACGCCTATTTCCGGGCCGGGCAAACGGCTAAAGCCGTTCAGCGGATGGATGCCCACGCTACCCAGAACAATTTTTCGGTGCCCGAATACCTGTACGTCATTCGCCTGTTTAACGGAAAAAGCACCGACGCCAGCGATGTCCCGACGGTCACGAAGTGGGCCAACAAGGCTATCTCGCAGGCCACCAGTCCGAAAGACCAGGCGGAGCTGTATTTCGAACTGGCCGAAGCTTACCGCCGGGCCGGACGGAAAGCGGACGGTCTGAAGGCGGCTCAGAAAGCGCTCGAAACGGCGAAGTCCGCGAAGCTGGACACCCGCCGAAACACGGAACAGATTTCGCAACTACAATAA
- the ispG gene encoding (E)-4-hydroxy-3-methylbut-2-enyl-diphosphate synthase, protein MDVLAPQPTLTTNPILYCNSLTEYSRRKTVSVTIGDLPMGSDFPIRVQSMTTVDTMDTLGSVEQCIRMIEAGCEYIRITAPSVKEAQNLDNIRKELRLRGYKTPLIADIHFTPNAAELAARIVEKVRINPGNYADRKRFEFIDYTDASYAAELERIREKFLPLVRICKEYGTAMRIGTNHGSLSDRILSRYGDTPVGMVESALEFLRICEDENYYNIVLSMKSSNPQVMVQAYRLLVQRLEEEKLKPYPLHLGVTEAGEAEDGRIKSAVGIGTLLEDGLGDTVRVSLTEDPEFEAPVARALIERYTQRAAGSQPIPEIRNYPINPFVYTRRASHEAGNLGGSNVPRVIADFSQTPVEKHEDLRPVGHFYLPLPDKWRMNDLGVDFIYTGSRPAAFMLPNGLKEILDYAVWRTLDDKKSKYPLLTADELRQADTLDSTLNFVRYEAPTLPDELAEVLRANPSVVLLAETANAHGMPALRRLFVDLLGRGLTNPVVIRRTYGDIPRADLPLFAATDAGGLLIDGLGDGIMLAETAQPDEAALKSLNDLSFGILQAARTRITKTEYISCPSCGRTLFDLQETTAMIRKRTDHLKGVKIGIMGCIVNGPGEMADADYGYVGIGKDKIALYRGQQVIKKSVTADRAVDELIELIREDGRWLEPESPGAEG, encoded by the coding sequence ATGGACGTTCTCGCTCCGCAACCAACACTCACCACCAACCCGATTCTGTACTGCAACTCGCTGACCGAGTATTCACGTCGTAAAACCGTTTCGGTGACCATCGGCGACCTTCCTATGGGATCGGACTTCCCGATTCGCGTGCAATCCATGACTACCGTCGATACGATGGACACGCTGGGATCGGTCGAACAGTGCATTCGGATGATTGAAGCAGGCTGCGAATACATCCGCATCACGGCCCCGAGCGTCAAGGAAGCCCAGAATCTGGACAATATCCGGAAAGAACTGCGGCTGCGCGGCTACAAAACGCCGCTGATCGCCGACATTCACTTCACGCCCAATGCCGCCGAACTGGCCGCCCGGATCGTGGAGAAAGTACGGATCAACCCCGGCAATTACGCCGACCGCAAACGGTTTGAGTTTATCGACTATACCGACGCCTCCTACGCCGCCGAACTGGAACGCATCCGCGAAAAATTCCTGCCGCTGGTCCGGATCTGTAAGGAATACGGCACGGCCATGCGCATCGGGACCAACCACGGCTCGCTTTCTGACCGGATTCTGAGTCGCTACGGCGATACGCCCGTCGGGATGGTGGAATCGGCCCTTGAATTTCTCCGCATCTGCGAGGACGAAAACTACTACAACATTGTCCTTTCCATGAAATCCAGCAACCCGCAGGTGATGGTGCAGGCGTATCGCCTGCTGGTTCAGCGACTGGAAGAGGAAAAGCTGAAACCGTATCCCCTACACCTCGGCGTGACTGAAGCCGGAGAGGCCGAGGACGGACGCATCAAATCCGCCGTGGGCATTGGCACCCTGCTGGAAGATGGACTTGGCGACACGGTTCGGGTGTCGCTGACGGAAGATCCCGAATTTGAGGCCCCGGTGGCCCGCGCGCTGATCGAGCGGTACACCCAGCGGGCGGCCGGCAGCCAGCCCATTCCCGAAATCAGGAATTATCCGATCAATCCGTTCGTCTATACCCGCCGGGCCAGCCACGAAGCCGGTAATCTGGGGGGCAGCAACGTTCCCCGCGTCATTGCCGACTTTAGCCAAACGCCCGTTGAGAAACACGAAGACCTCCGTCCGGTCGGCCACTTTTACCTGCCCCTGCCGGATAAATGGCGAATGAACGACCTGGGCGTCGATTTCATCTATACCGGTTCCCGGCCCGCGGCATTCATGCTGCCGAATGGACTGAAAGAAATTCTGGATTATGCCGTCTGGCGTACGCTCGACGATAAAAAAAGCAAATATCCCCTACTGACGGCCGACGAGCTGCGGCAGGCCGATACGCTGGACAGCACCCTCAACTTTGTCCGGTACGAAGCGCCGACCCTGCCGGACGAACTGGCCGAAGTCCTCCGGGCGAACCCCTCGGTGGTGCTGCTGGCCGAAACGGCCAACGCGCACGGCATGCCCGCCCTTCGCCGCCTGTTTGTGGACCTGCTCGGTCGCGGCCTCACCAACCCGGTCGTGATACGGCGTACGTACGGCGACATTCCCCGGGCGGACCTGCCGCTATTTGCCGCCACGGATGCCGGTGGACTGCTCATCGACGGACTTGGCGACGGAATTATGCTCGCCGAAACGGCCCAACCGGACGAAGCGGCGTTGAAAAGCCTGAACGACCTGTCTTTTGGTATTCTGCAGGCCGCCCGCACGCGCATCACCAAAACGGAATACATTTCCTGCCCCTCCTGCGGCCGGACCCTGTTCGACCTCCAGGAAACCACCGCGATGATCCGGAAGCGGACCGATCATTTGAAAGGCGTCAAAATTGGCATTATGGGCTGTATCGTCAACGGGCCGGGCGAGATGGCCGATGCCGATTACGGGTACGTGGGAATCGGCAAAGACAAGATTGCGCTTTACCGGGGCCAACAGGTCATCAAGAAGTCCGTCACGGCCGACCGGGCAGTTGATGAACTCATCGAACTCATCCGGGAAGACGGTCGCTGGCTGGAACCGGAAAGCCCCGGCGCGGAAGGCTAA
- a CDS encoding tetratricopeptide repeat protein, with product MEVALLCLLFIPYLVIRYYFIDHDTPAEKDLARFAKGIRLIKSRQYDDALLYFDKAVKENPKSAIALAMRGKCHLMQDNPYSALYDITQALALDNTFAESYLDRGMAFYTLGHYQESFLEFDKGVWFTRGQDPNAYRWRALSRIQLQQIQQAENDLRRAVNLGDENSVYLLRQPPFTRAVPSR from the coding sequence ATGGAAGTAGCGCTCCTTTGTTTGTTATTTATTCCTTATCTGGTCATCCGGTATTACTTTATCGACCATGATACACCGGCAGAGAAAGATCTGGCCCGGTTTGCCAAAGGGATTCGGCTGATCAAGAGCCGTCAGTACGACGACGCGCTTTTGTATTTCGACAAGGCCGTCAAAGAGAATCCCAAGTCAGCCATTGCCCTCGCCATGCGCGGCAAATGCCACCTCATGCAGGACAATCCGTATTCGGCGTTGTACGACATTACGCAGGCCCTGGCCCTGGATAATACGTTCGCCGAAAGCTATCTCGACCGGGGCATGGCCTTCTATACCCTGGGCCACTACCAGGAATCGTTTCTGGAATTTGATAAAGGCGTCTGGTTTACCCGCGGGCAGGACCCCAATGCCTACCGGTGGCGCGCCTTGTCCCGCATTCAGTTGCAGCAGATCCAGCAGGCCGAAAATGATCTGCGGCGGGCCGTCAATCTGGGGGACGAAAACTCGGTTTACCTGCTCAGACAACCTCCTTTCACCCGGGCCGTTCCTTCCCGGTGA
- a CDS encoding mevalonate kinase family protein, with protein sequence MNALTASTPGRICLFGEHLDYLGLPVIAAAISRRVSITGTRRADRHTIIELPDIRSRVEFDFTDEPLAYGQERDYFRSAYNVLLKHDFTFSKGVEGTVRGNIPLNSGTSSSTALVTSWIHFLVQMSDRPRPLSRRRVAELAHEAEVQEFGEPGGTMDHYATALGNVIYLETEPAVRIEELRPKLGAFVLGDSQEPKDTIGILRRVRNGVQEIVRKVQELNPDFSLHLTDTLELDNFSRMLSEDEFRLLSGTVANRDLLREARQVLEAADLNHVRLGELLTQHQNVLRTAQQISTPKIDRMIDAALGAGALGAKINGSGGGGCMFAYAPGHAASVAEAIEREGGLAYIINIDQGTLAEPTVIP encoded by the coding sequence ATGAACGCTCTGACCGCTTCCACGCCCGGCCGAATCTGCCTTTTCGGCGAGCACCTTGATTACCTCGGCCTGCCCGTCATTGCCGCCGCCATTTCCCGGCGCGTTTCCATCACGGGCACCCGCCGCGCCGACCGGCACACAATCATCGAACTGCCCGACATCCGCAGCCGCGTTGAGTTCGATTTTACGGACGAGCCGCTGGCCTACGGGCAGGAACGCGACTATTTCCGGTCGGCCTACAACGTGTTGCTGAAACACGACTTCACCTTTTCAAAAGGCGTGGAAGGCACCGTGCGGGGCAATATTCCGCTGAATTCGGGCACCTCCAGTTCCACGGCCCTCGTTACGTCCTGGATTCATTTTCTGGTTCAAATGAGCGACCGGCCCCGGCCTTTGAGTCGGCGCCGGGTGGCCGAACTGGCCCATGAGGCCGAGGTGCAGGAATTTGGCGAACCGGGCGGAACGATGGACCATTATGCCACGGCCCTGGGCAATGTCATTTATCTGGAGACGGAGCCTGCGGTTCGCATCGAGGAACTTCGTCCCAAACTCGGGGCCTTCGTCCTGGGAGATTCGCAGGAGCCGAAAGACACCATCGGGATTCTCCGCCGCGTCCGAAACGGGGTTCAGGAAATCGTCAGAAAGGTTCAGGAGCTGAATCCGGACTTTTCCCTGCACCTGACCGACACCCTTGAACTGGATAATTTCAGCCGAATGTTGTCCGAAGACGAGTTCCGGCTGCTGTCGGGGACCGTCGCCAACCGGGATTTGCTGCGGGAAGCCCGGCAGGTGCTGGAAGCCGCCGACCTTAACCATGTCCGGCTGGGCGAACTGCTGACCCAGCATCAGAACGTGTTGCGAACTGCCCAGCAGATTTCAACGCCCAAAATCGACCGGATGATTGACGCTGCGCTGGGGGCCGGGGCACTGGGGGCCAAAATTAACGGTTCGGGCGGCGGGGGCTGCATGTTTGCCTATGCGCCCGGTCATGCCGCCAGTGTGGCCGAGGCCATTGAGCGGGAAGGCGGACTGGCCTACATCATCAACATTGACCAGGGAACGCTGGCCGAACCGACAGTCATCCCCTGA